Proteins from a single region of Gorilla gorilla gorilla isolate KB3781 chromosome 16, NHGRI_mGorGor1-v2.1_pri, whole genome shotgun sequence:
- the LOC101129393 gene encoding LOW QUALITY PROTEIN: CCR4-NOT transcription complex subunit 6-like (The sequence of the model RefSeq protein was modified relative to this genomic sequence to represent the inferred CDS: inserted 1 base in 1 codon) encodes MPKEKYDPPDPRRIYTIMSAEEVANGKKSHWAELEISGXLLLNNNLLRVLPYELGRLFQLQTLGLKGNPLSQDILNLYQGPDGTRKLLNFVLDNLAVHPEQLPPRPWITFKELDQILPSASFTVMCYNVLCDKYATRQLYGYCPSWALNWEYRKKGIMEEIVNCDAEIISLQEVETEQYFTLFLPALKEHEYDGFFSPKSRAKIMSEQERKHVDGCAIFFKTEKFTLVQKHTVEFNQVAMANSDGSEAMLNRVMTKDNIGVTVVLEVHKELFGAGMKPIHAADKQLLIVANAHMHWDPEYSDVKLIQTMMFVSEVKTILEKASSRSGSPAADPNSIPLVLCADLNSLPDSGVVEHLSNGGIADNHKDFKELRYNECLMNFSCNGKNGSSEGRITHGFQLKNAYENNLMPYTNYTFDFKGVIDYIFYSKTHMNVLGVLGPLDPQWLVENNITGCPHPHIPSDHFLMLTQLEIHPPLLPLVNGVHLPNRR; translated from the exons ATGCCAAAGGAAAAATATGATCCTCCAGATCCTCGCAGAATTTATACCATCATGTCAGCAGAGGAGGTAGCCAATGGGAAAAAATCTCACTGGGCAGAATTAGAAATCTCGG AATTGCTTTTAAATAACAATCTGTTACGGGTTTTGCCTTATGAACTTGGTCGGCTCTTCCAGCTACAAACTCTAGGTTTGAAAGGCAATCCTTTATCACAGGATATTCTCAACTTATACCAGGGCCCAGATGGAACCCGAAAGCTACTGAACTTCGTGCTTGACAATCTCGCAGTTCATCCAGAGCAGCTTCCTCCGAGGCCATGGATTACATTTAAAGAACTAGACCAAATTCTGCCATCAGCATCATTCACGGTTATGTGTTACAATGTGTTATGTGATAAATACGCTACCCGGCAGCTATATGGTTATTGCCCATCCTGGGCATTAAACTGGGAATACAGGAAAAAGGGAATTATGGAAGAAATTGTTAACTGTGACGCAGAAATCATTAGTCTTCAGGAAGTGGAAACAGAGCAATACTTCACTCTCTTTCTGCCAGCATTGAAGGAGCATGAATATGatggatttttttctccaaagtcaCGTGCCAAAATCATGTCTGAGCAGGAGAGAAAGCATGTAGATGGTTGTGCAATATtcttcaaaacagaaaaatttacaTTGGTGCAGAAGCATACAGTGGAATTTAACCAAGTGGCAATGGCTAATTCAGATGGATCCGAAGCTATGCTGAATAGAGTGATGACAAAAGATAACATTGGTGTCACTGTGGTATTAGAGGTCCACAAAGAACTATTTGGAGCAGGTATGAAGCCTATTCATGCTGCAGACAAACAGCTGCTTATAGTGGCAAATGCCCACATGCATTGGGACCCAGAGTATTCTGATGTGAAGCTCATCCAGACCATGATGTTTGTCTCAGAGGTTAAAACCATTCTGGAGAAAGCCTCTAGTAGGTCTGGCAGCCCAGCTGCAGATCCTAATTCCATCCCGCTGGTGCTATGTGCAGATCTTAACTCATTGCCAGATTCAGGTGTTGTGGAACACTTAAGCAATGGAGGAATAGCTGACAACCATAAAGACTTCAAGGAACTAAGGTACAATGAGTGTCTTATGAACTTCAGctgcaatggaaagaatggaagcTCAGAAGGGAGAATCACACATGGCTTCCAACTTAAGAACGCCTATGAAAATAACTTGATGCCTTACACCAATTACACCTTTGATTTCAAAGGCGTGATTGACTACATTTTCTATTCCAAGACTCATATGAACGTGCTTGGTGTCCTGGGGCCTTTAGATCCTCAATGGCTGGTTGAGAACAACATTACTGGGTGTCCACACCCTCACATCCCTTCAGACCACTTCTTAATGTTAACACAACTTGAAATCCACCCTCCACTCCTGCCTCTTGTCAATGGTGTTCACTTGCCTAATCGGAGGTAG